A stretch of Corynebacterium timonense DNA encodes these proteins:
- a CDS encoding histidine phosphatase family protein gives MTRTTVHLVRHGEVFNPTKILYGRMPGYHLSSRGQSMAAVTARFFAGRDVTYLAASPLERAQETAEPIAGAVGLGVDTREDIIEAGNRFEGLRTKGWRSQLWNPVRWRHMTNPTRPSWGEPYEEILERMMGAVRDARARADGHEAVLVSHQLPIVMVQRFVQGKPLAHVRRECELASVTSLEFEGDDVVDWSYNRPAKDI, from the coding sequence GTGACACGGACGACGGTCCACCTCGTGCGCCACGGCGAGGTGTTCAACCCCACGAAGATTCTGTACGGGCGGATGCCCGGCTACCACCTGTCGTCCCGCGGGCAGTCGATGGCGGCGGTGACCGCGCGCTTCTTTGCGGGGCGCGACGTCACCTACCTGGCCGCGAGCCCGCTGGAGAGGGCGCAGGAGACGGCGGAGCCGATTGCCGGGGCGGTGGGGCTGGGCGTCGACACGCGCGAGGACATTATTGAGGCGGGCAACCGCTTCGAAGGGCTGCGCACGAAGGGGTGGCGCTCGCAGCTGTGGAACCCCGTGCGGTGGCGGCACATGACCAACCCGACGCGCCCGAGCTGGGGTGAACCCTACGAGGAGATCCTCGAGCGCATGATGGGCGCGGTGCGCGACGCCCGGGCCCGCGCGGACGGCCACGAGGCGGTGCTGGTGAGCCACCAGCTGCCCATCGTCATGGTGCAGCGCTTCGTGCAGGGCAAGCCCCTGGCGCACGTGCGCCGCGAGTGCGAGCTCGCCAGCGTCACCTCGCTTGAGTTCGAGGGCGACGATGTTGTTGACTGGTCGTACAACCGACCCGCGAAGGACATCTAA